The proteins below come from a single candidate division WOR-3 bacterium genomic window:
- a CDS encoding PEGA domain-containing protein — translation THTIKLSNPNFQTYEKKMKFKPGETKILDVKLRKLDGYLKLTVKPWADVYIDGKFYETTPIAKPIKLSAGEHYIKLINPSFKPFEQKITIPAGKMLKKYVELMPK, via the coding sequence GTACGCATACGATAAAACTTTCCAATCCCAATTTTCAGACTTATGAAAAAAAGATGAAATTCAAACCGGGTGAGACAAAGATACTGGATGTGAAGCTCAGGAAACTGGACGGCTATCTTAAGCTCACCGTAAAACCATGGGCTGATGTCTATATCGACGGGAAGTTTTACGAGACAACCCCGATTGCAAAACCCATTAAACTCTCGGCCGGTGAGCATTACATAAAATTAATAAATCCTTCTTTTAAACCTTTTGAACAGAAGATCACCATTCCGGCGGGGAAGATGTTGAAAAAATATGTTGAATTAATGCCGAAATAG
- a CDS encoding tetratricopeptide repeat protein, giving the protein MAKKIILSLGCILLAISLAQHVPKDSLERMLESAKEYYNNGEYERAISELEKALQFLKQLKQTDQVEAYKYLAFSYVAFGNNDKAKETFKKALLLNPKLELDPATVSPKIIKVFEEAKAEMKTEPVKPPVTEPTKPPAAEKETVGGVSKFSARWRSCCFPGWGQYYRGESGKGKKLMIIGGITGSLAVFSTIMRDIHHNNYLDVPAGNEQEMEDAYASYKFWHNTVVFSMVSFLGVYFYNIYDIFFTDIETKYSSSGEKSGFCFGFFADRIQLGYEIKF; this is encoded by the coding sequence ATGGCGAAAAAGATTATTTTATCGCTTGGATGTATTCTGTTGGCGATCTCCCTGGCACAGCATGTTCCGAAAGACTCACTGGAACGGATGCTGGAGTCGGCGAAGGAGTATTATAATAACGGTGAATATGAACGGGCGATAAGTGAGCTGGAAAAAGCCCTTCAATTCTTGAAACAGTTGAAACAGACCGACCAGGTTGAGGCATACAAATACCTGGCATTCAGTTATGTGGCGTTCGGCAACAATGATAAGGCGAAAGAGACATTTAAAAAGGCGCTTCTTCTCAATCCAAAGCTTGAACTGGATCCTGCTACTGTATCACCCAAGATCATCAAGGTTTTTGAAGAAGCAAAGGCGGAGATGAAGACCGAACCGGTCAAACCACCCGTGACTGAACCGACGAAACCGCCCGCAGCGGAAAAAGAGACGGTCGGCGGGGTGAGTAAGTTCAGTGCGAGGTGGCGTTCCTGCTGTTTTCCCGGCTGGGGGCAGTACTATCGAGGAGAGAGCGGTAAGGGTAAAAAATTGATGATTATCGGTGGTATAACAGGAAGTCTGGCGGTATTTTCCACGATTATGAGAGACATTCATCATAACAACTATCTTGATGTTCCGGCGGGGAACGAACAGGAGATGGAGGATGCTTATGCTTCCTATAAGTTCTGGCACAACACCGTGGTCTTCAGTATGGTCTCGTTCCTCGGGGTGTATTTCTATAACATCTATGATATTTTCTTTACAGACATTGAAACAAAGTACTCTTCTTCCGGAGAAAAGAGCGGTTTCTGTTTCGGGTTCTTCGCCGACCGGATTCAATTAGGTTATGAAATTAAGTTTTAA
- a CDS encoding carboxypeptidase regulatory-like domain-containing protein has product MNRGLIILSTVCLLILSCIEPTHDNRYDPDNPAKAYLAGTVYGFDDNELDGATVSLIKDSAVVYETQTSNGGWYEFQRVDPGIYILEAGANLYTPVQMTADLPADTEAYIDLYLQEIYFDFENDAVGVDEPDGFHIESGEWSVMQDPADPEDHSVPNVYRGIAEHNTAPISVSVIEDNLTDFSIEAKLKIFNETTSNWSAGLVLRYQNPANYYLLRIAEGYIKLSKMVNGAEIYLAETDTLFFNIDQWYCLYACFEGQHIKIFFEGDLFFELDDDAFSDGSPGLWVQSYDPGGGAIIYFDDIKLWP; this is encoded by the coding sequence ATGAATAGAGGGTTGATAATTTTAAGTACCGTCTGTCTTTTAATTCTTTCCTGTATCGAACCCACCCATGACAACAGATATGACCCGGATAATCCTGCAAAGGCATATCTGGCGGGTACGGTCTATGGGTTCGATGATAATGAACTGGACGGTGCGACCGTTTCATTAATCAAGGACAGCGCGGTTGTTTATGAAACCCAGACGAGTAATGGAGGATGGTATGAATTTCAACGGGTGGATCCGGGAATTTATATCCTGGAAGCCGGTGCGAATCTCTATACTCCGGTGCAGATGACAGCCGATCTTCCGGCGGATACCGAAGCGTACATTGATCTATATCTTCAGGAGATCTATTTTGATTTTGAGAATGATGCCGTAGGTGTTGATGAACCAGATGGATTTCACATTGAATCCGGTGAGTGGAGTGTTATGCAGGATCCTGCAGACCCTGAAGACCACTCAGTGCCGAATGTTTATCGAGGTATCGCCGAGCATAATACCGCACCGATCTCCGTTTCGGTTATTGAGGATAATCTCACGGATTTCTCCATTGAAGCGAAATTGAAGATATTTAACGAGACGACATCAAACTGGTCAGCCGGCTTGGTCCTCAGATATCAGAATCCGGCGAATTATTATCTTTTGAGGATTGCCGAAGGTTACATTAAATTGAGTAAAATGGTCAACGGTGCTGAAATATATCTTGCCGAAACCGACACGCTTTTTTTCAACATAGATCAATGGTACTGTCTTTACGCCTGTTTCGAGGGGCAGCACATAAAGATATTCTTTGAGGGAGATCTGTTCTTTGAACTGGATGATGATGCCTTTTCCGACGGTTCGCCGGGACTGTGGGTCCAGAGTTATGACCCGGGAGGCGGTGCAATCATCTACTTCGACGATATAAAACTCTGGCCTTGA